Below is a window of Saccopteryx bilineata isolate mSacBil1 chromosome 11, mSacBil1_pri_phased_curated, whole genome shotgun sequence DNA.
AAGCTCATGCATTTATTTGCCTGTCTTTTTTTGCCCAAGTGTTCTTTTTCTGGCTGGTATGTCTGTTTACTAAACtttatgaccttgaacaagttacttaaccctCCAGTCTGTTGTCTGGTCTGTAAACTGGGGACAAGAGCACCCCGCTTGAAGTTACTGCAGGACTCCTTGCTCTGCACCCTGTAAATTGTCTAGCACAGCTCCTGGCAGCCCCTTGCTGTGACCAGCAGGGGCGGCGGCACAGCTCTACCAATACAACAGGCAGGCTAGGGCAGGTATTACTGAAACCTCCTAGCCAAGATTCCAAGGCAGTCACAATTTCAAAGACACTCCCCTGTTCTCCCTTCAGTCAGGAGGCACTtgtccccttttttatttttattttttgtatttttctgaagctggaaatggggagagacagtcagacagactcccgcatgcgccccaccgggatccacccggcacgcccaccaggggcgacgctctgcccaccagggggcaatgctctgcccctccgaggcatcgctctgccttgaccagagccactctagcgcctggggcagaggccaaggagccatccccagcgcccgggccattcttgctccaatggagcctcgctgcgggaggggaagagagagacagagaggaaggagagggggaggggtggagaagcagatgggcgcttctcctgtgtgccctggccgggaatcgaacccgggtcccccgcacgctaggccgacgctctaccactgagccaaccggccagggccacacttgtcCACTTTTGATCAAGAAAACATGATTGCCATGGAAGGCACCGTGGCAGCTATTTCTCCATCAGCTCCGAGAGTCTGGGCTCCAGGCCCAGAGCTTCCCAGTCAGACCCCTGGATACACAGCTACAAGGcggtggggaggaggaaggtggTCAGCCTGGCTGggggttcctggtgggagggagtCCCTCTGGCGGCTGCTGCACAGTCCCAGCtcataaaggaaagagaaagttaAATCCTTTGAGCTGAGTGGTTCCCTACCTGGGCTTCAAATCAGAATCACTGGAGCAAATTCAAAAATCTTCATGCCTGGACTGTAttccagaccaattaaatcagtaattgttttttaaaagctctttaagtaaatttaaatggacACCagaagttgagaaccactgttctggaTCAGAGTTTTTCAAACTTGCCATATGACAATAATCATCTATCAGTTTACAATATAGTTACTCAGGCTCTGGAATTAACACACCATTACTAGAACTTACCGATTCTAAACAcactcttttaattttatttattttttacagagacagagagtgagtcagagagagggatagatagggacagacaggaacggagagagatgagaagcatcaatcattagtttttcattgtgcattgcaacaacctagttgttcattgattgctgtctcatatgtgccttgacagtgggccttcaagGACCGAGTGggccttgctggagccagcgaccttgggttcaagttggtgggcttttttgctcaaaccagatgagcccatgctcaagctggcgacctcggggtctcgaacctgggtcctctgcatcccagtctgatgctctatccactgtaccatcgcctggtcaggctaaacacacTCTTTTAAAACCATGTATAACATTTGAACACCTTTGAGGTTGGATGATCTTCCAAACAGCGGTCCCTAAGTTTTGATGAAATGCATGAGCATTCCAGGTGGTCCTTATCACGAGGAGAGTGTGAGGACAAACCAGCTCCCAGTCCGCCCTGGGCAGTGCTCCCCAGCATTGATGTCCTTGAGGTCACCTGCGATCCTGTTAACAAGGCAGGTTCTGGGTTCAGGCCCGCGaggctgcatttctaacaagctcccaggtgacctGGGTTGGATCCTGCACACACTTGGGCAGCAAAGACCTAAAGTGTCTCATTCTGCAGAGGCCCCCCCCACCTCTTACTTTAGGTAAACTGAGGTAACCGGTACAGAGAAATGTAACTGGTGGGGAGGGcgtttgttgggcaaatgagtttgtaaaatttgtattttctgagttgctcacttttttttttttttttaattttttatttattcattttagagaggagagggagagacagagagagagagagggaaggggggaggagctggaagcatcaactcccatatgtgccttgaccaggcaagcccagggttttgaaccggcgacctcagcatttccaggtcgacgctttatccactgcgccaccacaggtcaggctgagttgctcacttttattgttaaaaatggctgccgcctgaccaggcggtggcgcagtagatagagcatcggactgggacctggaggatccaggttcgagaccctgaggttgccagcttgagcacaggctcatctggtttgagcaaaaagctcatcagcttgaacccaaggtcgctggcttgagcaaggggttacctggtctgctgtagccccacggtcaaggcacatataggaaagcaatcaatgaacaactaaagtgcctcccTCCATCAGCACCCATGAGCTTGTCCTTGACCCAGGAACAGAACCAGGGCCGGGATGGACCCACCTGTCTCCAAATCTAACAacaaaacggatgattgatgcttctgatctctctccattcctgtctgtctgtccctgtctatccctctctctgactctatctctctctgtctctgtaaaagaaaaagaaaaaaagctacccagatatgtgatctgtgaaactgctaattacctccctgcttgggaagggccattgttatggtaatgtttgctggaggaggggtttttcaccaaaaagttttaagaagaaggaggaaggagagagaaggaagccattttttgcagagaaggcagccaagatgtcagggtgctgaaggagaagccagtgtgtGCCGAGATGAAAAGGGAGAAGGTGTgtagatgggaaacagaggtgagagctcttgtgagctccgctgagacttgtgggggctttgattctaggaaaaatcagaaacgattctcctggctgtggaactggagaaggtgtgagcgggttttggagccctctgtgtgtttgtttttactcgctggccggttgtgaggctagaataaaggaatggcccgccatttttcagttccactgtttctttaccgtctgtctgaatctatgtgaacctgcacctgcctggctgtggtggccgtggctaccggCCCTCCTGTAGCATTCAGTCCATCTGTGAGGCAATTGCTGAACCGCACTCGTGTCTCCCAGGAAGGGGCAGCTGGGCTGGGGTTGAGGGAGGGCTGCCCCAACCCTTGAGAAGCCAGAGGCTGGAGCCCTATTTCCCAAGGACACAGTTTGCTACGTGAGGCAGCACAGCCCGCCGCCTTGAAGACCCCCGAGTTCACTCACCAAGTGAAGCTGGGCCTTGGGGGGCGTTAGCGGATCTAGAGGAAGCAGCCCCATTCTTTTGACCACAtacccttttccctccctccctccctctctccctccctccctccctcccttcaccaAACCCTTACTGAGGATCCACTAGGTCGGCTGATTCAGAGAGGAGTCAGATTTGGTCCCTGACCTCCGGGGGGGAGGAATTCGGTCTGGGGCCAACTCACATGTAACAACACAAAGCACAGTGTGAATGTGTAAGAGCCATTGACAGAAGTGTGTACAAGGACAGGAGCCAACAGAACGATGCTAAGAGCTTTCTGGTACAGCAGCTGCTGGAAGAAACACGTCTACTCTTTCCAAGGAAGGGCAGCATCCCAAGCAAAAATCCTTGCCAGGCCGCCCGCAGCGATAGAAGAGTGTGCTTTGACGCCTTGAAGCCCTCGAAACCAAGACCCTGAAATCTGGACTCTGAGGGAGGCTTCCCACGTTTGTGCTTGTAATCTCTAGGTCTGAGATGCCAGTGAACCTGAGAAAGAGACTGTCAGGGGCTCAGCCATTCTTCCATTCCAGAGCTCTGGTGCCCACAGCCTCCCTTCCTGTGTCAGAATCCAGCAGATCACTTCCCTAGACAGCGAAACACTGGAGTCCTTGCCTTTTGTCACACTGAGCTCTTAATTGGCTTGGCCCATCACATCGCTAGAGGTAAAGGCTCCAATCCCAGACTAAGTAGGTCTCCAGCTGGGGTGGAAGTCTTGGCCAGCCAGCCCAGACTGGCAGGGGACCAGGGGGGTGAGATCGGGAGCCTGCTCCCTCGCCCAACCCCCGGTAGACTAGCTTTCTGGGACCGAGGAACTGATACGCAATCCTGGTTTACTTTGTCCTCATCTTCCTCCCCGCAGATAGAAACCCTCGAGGAGAAAGGAGCGTCGGGGCTGGAGGAAGCAGCCCGGGCAGAGAGATGGGAGGCGGCGTCAGCGCTGAGGACAGGGAGCTGGCCAAGAGGTCCAAGGAGCTGGAGAGGCGGCTGCAGGAGGACGCCGACAAGGAGGCCAAGACCGtcaagctgctgctgctgggtgAGCGGGAGGGGACAGTGAGCTAGAGGAGGAGAAGGCCCTgctccttcctgtgtgtcccGGATGGAGGTGGGTTCCGGCCCGCCccagggggaggcagggggacGGGTCTCAGGCCAGGGGGATGGGAGCTCTGGGCTGAGCACAGCCACCCCGACACACAGAATGCCAAAGCTCCTCCGGAATTGTCCTGCTTGTCCTTGAACCAGGAACAGAACCAGGGCCGGGATGGACCCACCCGTCCTCCAAGCCCACACCTGATGGCCTGGCAAATACCGCAGACCCTGGACTTGCAGACCATGTCCCAATCTGCAGGCAGAGAACTCTGAGTCAAGGACTCAGAAGTCCTACCATATGTATAATCAGCGTCCCGTCGTCCCGGGGACAGGCCCACTCGTCAAGTATCCTGGTCCCGTCTTCTTGTTCTCAGTAACACTTAGCAGTAGGGAGCCCTGAGGTGGAGGGATGGCGTCTCCGGGAGCAGTGCTCTCCCGCTTTCTGCCCGAGAGCCCCCCTCGAAGGCCCCCGCCAGAGGGGGAGTTCATGCCCTTGATGAGCTCCTAAGCAGATCAGCGGTTTGGGCTGAAAACAGAAAAGCTCCCAGTGGTCAGAGCAACTGGTCACGGCTGTAAAGAGAACTAAGACGGTGGAGTTCGGGACACCCAATGGCAGTGCAGAGGGGTGCAGCCGGGGTGGCAGGCCGGGCAGCGTGTCCAAACCCAGGAGCAGCCCGGGACCTGCAGCCCCACCCGGGTGCGGCCTGGCTCTGGGGACACGCTAATAGAACACCCCTCTGCAAGCTGGGCCCCAGCTCCACAGAGCCCAGGAGGCcacagaagggggaagagagccgCTGGGCCACTGGGAGACCTTTTAAGCCTAAGCGGCTTTCTTCTGCATTCAGGATAAGCAGCTTGAGTTGGGGAACAAGCACAAGCtaagggggcgggagggggggagACATGGGGCCATATAGATTGGGGGGGGAGGCCCAGGGGCTCGTGAGTGCTGAAGGAGGGAGAGCAGAGtgtgaaggaggagaggagggcatTTCAGTCAGTAAAGGAAACAGCATGACGATGAAAAATGCAGTATTTCTGTGAAGGAACGCAGCTCTCTCCCATCCTGCCCCAAGGTCACTCTCCTGAGTAACATGGTCAGAGAGCAGGAATGTGTTCAAGGAATCTCCCGAATCTGTCCCTGGTTCTCAGTGAGAGTTgccacctcccccccacccccaccttctcctGTGGGGACATCTGGAAATGTCCAGAGGCATTTTTGGTTGTCGCAACTGTAAGCATCGAGTGCTGCTGACTTCTcatgggtggaggccagggatgctgctaaacccTCTCCAATGCGCAGGACAGCACCCCCCTCCCGAAAAACCACCCAGCCCAAAATGCCACTAGCGCTGAGGTCGAGAAACCGCTCTAAATCCAGACGGACTGGCCCGAGCTGGAGCTCCAGGCCGGCAGAACGGAGGGCAGCAATGAGCCACTGCTGTTCCGCACACATGGCTCCCAGGCAGGCCCGGCGTCTCactgaggggggtggggtgggggcaggagcagaTCTGGAGCATGAGCGTCCCTCCCTGCAGGTGCCGGAGAGTCGGGAAAGAGCACCATCGTCAAACAGATGAAGTGAGTAGGAACAAAGCCCCGAAGGACCGAGGGAGGGAGAGGCACGGAGAGAGGGCTCTTTAGCTTTAAGGCGCCCTGATGTGAAGGATACAAAGGACCCAATGCCCCTCTAACTCTCCACTTTGGGGACAgcagtaggaagagagagagcaggctccTACGACCCTTGAAGTCCTCCCAGATCCCCACTGCCTTAGGTCCGGCCGCCCAGGCCCAGCTGAGGGTCGGTGTGCGCTCCCGCAGGATTATTCATCAGGACGGCTATTCGCCGGAAGAGTGCCTGGAATACAAGTCCATCATCTACGGCAACGTGCTGCAGTCCATCCTGGCCATCATCCGGGCCATGTCCACACTGGGCATCGACTACGCCGAACCAAGCTGCGCGGTACGTGCTTGACGGCATGTGGTGAGGGGCGGGAGGAAGAAAGGCTAATAAGAAACAGACGCGCGGCCAGCAAGCTGTGCGGAACCGTGGGCCAGAGGAGTTCGGCACAACTAAAATCCCACACACTGAGCTTCCAAATCGTTTTCCTTCAGTCTTGGACGAGTATGCACTTCCAGCCTTTATAGCAAGTGTCTACAAAAATCTGCTGACAGCTTCCTCTGCCTTTTGTCTTCTGTTACCATTTAAATCGCTCCCCTCGGGCTCCTTGTCCTGGCTATGGGACTTGTGTGAACTCAATCCCTAGTTCCAATATGGCCTTTCCTCAGATTTAACACAGTGACAGGTTCCTGTCTACTATCTTGTCTCCCCATGGCCAGTCTGGTCTTTAAACCTCCAGTCTCCCCAGTAGAGGACCGCATTCTGGGGCAGCAGCACACTTTCGGACTAAGGATGGAGGGTAGGAACACAGGGAGGAAGTCCCTGggccctctgctccctgctgggCACCCCAGGACTGGGTAGATTGTCGCCCTCCACATCTCAGAAGCCCCCTCAGAAAGTACCCAGTATGTTTTCATAGGGGATCTTCTCTGGACAGTGTCTCCACCTCAGGCCTTGGTTAGCATCGCACACTGCTTCCCTTCCCGCAGACCTCCCGGGGCCTCTGGAAAGCCAGGACTCCTGTGTGGGCCTCAGCCAGGTTTCTGCCTTGCAGGACGACGGGCGGCAGCTCAACAACCTGGCCGACTCCATCGAGGAGGGCACCATGCCCCCCGAGCTGGTGGAGGTCATCAGGAAGCTGTGGAAGGATGGCGGGGTGCAAGCCTGCTTCGACAGAGCCGCCGAGTACCAGCTCAACGACTCGGCGTCCTAGTGAGGCtctgacgggggaggggggagggatcgCAGGCTGCCTTCTGGGGGATGCCCCACCCAGCCTGAAGGGCCAGTCACTGAAGCTGGGGACCCAGGGACTGAGTTCAGCCTGCCCTTTCACTGTGCTTGGAATGGAACGCCTTCAGACCGGGCCATGTGCCACATTCCACATTTCCTGCCACTCTATTGCTTTGCATTGGCCCCCAAAGCCGAACACCTCGAATTCCAAACGCGGACTCCAGCCCTGGTCCCATCGCCAAGCTAGCTGGATGCCTGTGGGTAAGATTCTTTCCTTTCCTGGCTTTGGCTGCAGGAAATTTAATGTCATCCATGCCAATCACTTTTCTCTAGCTACCTGAACCAATTAGACCGGATCACGGCCCCTGACTACCTCCCTAATGAGCAAGATGTGCTCCGGTCCCGAGTCAAAACCACAGGCATCATTGAGACCAAGTTTTCCGTCAAAGACTTGAACTTCAGGTGAGTGCGTGGTCCCCTGAAGGCACCAGCAGACACACATCCGGTTCCCTGATAGCAGAGGGCGTGAGTGTGCTTCCTGACCTTCGCTGGGGCCCAGTCTGCATCAGTGTCCTGCTGCCCCTCCTCCCGGCCACCTTCCCATCTGACCACCAACTGGCCCCAAAGTGGCCAGTtccgggggttggggaggagACCACACCGAGTGCATGTGGGTCACAGCTGGGCACAGAATGAGAACAGCTGTCTCCCTCAGGATGTTTGACGTGGGGGGACAGCGGTCAGAGAGGAAGAAGTGGATCCACTGCTTCGAGGGCGTCACCTGCATCATTTTCTGTGCTGCTCTCAGTGCCTACGACATGGTGCTGGTGGAAGACGACGAAGTGGTAAGTGGCCCTTGTACCAGGCAACCTTGAAAGACAGGCCCCCATGACCATTCCTCAAAGCTGTGCATCACTCCCAATGCTGGACTTGGGTCAGATCAGCTAACAGTGACATACTACCAGTCTTCCAGCAGGCCCATCCATACCACAGGCAAATAATTCTAGAAAAACCTCTTCTTCTGCCAGCCCCAGCTTAGCTTCTAGGTTGGCACTTTAGAGGTCCGGAGTTACTGAGAGTGAGCACAAAGCCCGTAAGAGGAACTGAGTGTTAAAGGGATAAGGGTCATCACCTTGGCAAAGCAAAGGAGTTACATTAGTACTTCCTGGGGAAGTGAGGGGTGGGAGACGGAAGTGATGGAGCAGCAGGAACAGCGTGTGCTGTGCACCTTCATGCTGTTCACGTTAGCCCAGACACACACAGGCCTAAGCAGCGAGACCAGACCAGGTTCCTCACATGCCGCATCAAGTGGCAGCCAGACGACTACCTGCGGGTCAGTCTCTCGAGCCTGTAGTTTTCCAGCACAGGGAGCTCTGCAGGACAAGTGTCAGCCCCACCGTCACCTTCTGAGTTTGAGACAGAGGATGTCAACGGTATGGCTAACACTGATTTCACATAAGCATCGGCTTCATTCATGGAGGCCCAGAGCTTACTGACAGAAGACGAAGCTCctgtcttctcccttctctttagtAGTTCAAGTTCACATCAGAGCACTCTGAATACCTTCCAGACGAAATGTCTTACAGGGCCATTCATTTTCCAAGACCTCGAGTCAATGAGGTCTTAAAGGGTTTTGCAGGAGTATTAACAACGAGAAGAGGCTACAGATtaggtttgttttctttattagatGAAAGGATTGAGCCCAAGTGAGCTAACAGCATGCTTCCAGACCCTGAGCACAGGCTGGCGGGGGCACTGGGCAGCCTCTGGGCTCTGCGGATGCCCAGCACCATCTCCCCCTCACGCAGAGTGGCCGCCGAACAAGGGAATAAGGCAGAAGTGCTTGTGGGGTGGGGAATTCTCGAGGCCTCACCATTTGGCACCAGGGCAAAGGATCTCGCTGATGTTCCTGCCCAAACTGAGATTCAGGAGTCCGTAACAGAAGCCTATCAAACTCACCCCGGAGACGCAAATGGGTACATGCTAACTCGGGCCCAGCTCAACCCTGTACCAGCAGTTTATGGATGTCAACACCCTTAGCTGTGCCCTGGCTGCCAACGACTGCATAGCATTCTTGACCTTCACCATCACAGACGTTCCCCATATATGATCTCATTCACCTTGTATAATCACCCTATACGACAGAGAAGACTCAGAAAAGCTCTGTACTTTCCCCCAGACCACAGCCGTGATAGAGAGGATTAGAAGGCAGATTTGGTTGGCGGCACTCAAAAGAAATAACCTATCCCCTATCTTTCCTTTCACATTTGGACACTAGTCTCTCCAAGAGCAGGAGGTAAGACAGATACCCCACAAGCCCAGCCTGATATCTCTGATGGTATTTCCTCTCACCAGAATCGTATGCATGAGTCACTGCACCTGTTCAACAGCATATGTAACCACAAGTTCTTTGCGGCGACTTCCATTGTCCTCTTTCTCAACAAGAAGGACCTCTTTgaggaaaaaatcaagaaagtccACCTCGGCATTTGCTTTCCAGAGTACGATGGTAAGTGTCAAGGGCTGGAGACAATGGTAATGCCGTCTTTGTGGTGACTGGTGACAGCCTCATGAACTACACCAAGGGGACATAAAAGGACTTGTCTTTGAGGAGTACTAAGTGAAACCCCTGCTTTGCCACGTTGATGATCCCTTTTCCCTTTAATACTCCTTCCTCTTAGGAGCTTTGTGATGTCCAAGTGATACTTGGATGTCTAATCTGAGAGACTTGGGCATTTAGTTAGAGGTTTAAGTTCAGATGTCTCTGGAATAGAGCAGACATTAGATGCAAGAGAGCCACTGACTATTCAGGTGCTACTTACCAGGAACCCAGGGTGGAGACATAGACCtctcttcctcaatttctttggTTAACTCGGGTGAGAGATGCTGGAGTGCATTACAGGAGAGGAACCTCCCTCCTCGACCCCCCAACCGCAGCCGTTTAGCGCATTTTGAGAATCAGGTCACCTAAAAAGTAAGCGAGCAGCTAAGAGGAGTGCATTTACCCTACTTCTTTACTATTTTTCTGGAAAACCAGGAAACAACTCTTATGAGGATGCAGGAAATTATATCAAGAGCCAATTCCTTGACCTCAACATGCGAAAGGATGTCAAAGAAATCTACAGTCACATGACCTGTGCTACGGACACGCAAAATGTCAAGTTTGTATTTGATGCAGTTACAGATATTATCATCAAAGAAAACCTCAAGGACTGCGGGCTCTTCTAACCTTCATTCCTCAAGGATACCCTCTACGAACAGGCTTGGAATCTGGGGGATTTCAAGCAGACAATCACAGGTCACGACACCATGACACAGGGAATGAATGCATTCTCCCAGGGAGCTGGGGTATGCAGGGTTGCAACTCTCTCTCCCACATTCTTTGCAAAGCTGGGTAGCTAGTGCACTTTAAAGAGCCCAGGCCCGGAGGCAGGAGACCCAGTTTCCCACACTGGTTCTACAACTCACTCTAGAATGTAAAgacttcatctctctgagcctaGAGTCACTTCCCTATAAGACAAAGGTAACTTCTTCACTACTTCACAGGGTTATGACGACGACGACAATCAAAGCTGAAGGGAAGGCACAGGAAGGCTGTGTGGTTAGAGTCGCAGAAAGAAATCCTATATAAAAGCTGCCATGTATGAAAGTCAACACCAGGTGTAGATGAACTATCCCAAGCAAAACAGCAAAATGCAATTAACAACGAAACCTcagtaagcccccccccccccccttagctAACAGACCTCTGTGTGCCCTTAGCTCAGAGATCTGGATccctgagcaggagagaggagctggTTTCTAAGGCACGCATCTAAAAATGATCCTCTTTATTAAGCACAGACTagccctctgcccacccccaaGCTGCTGAAAGAACCCAGCTTCCTTCATAAGTAACGGTTTCTCAGCCCCACAAGACACTTTCTGAATAAACCTGAACGACATCAACACATTCCCACTTGTGGTGTTAATGATTTTATTGCCACTTCTCTATCATAGAATTTAAGAGTATGTGAGCAATCTTAGAATTCTCATTTCAACAGCTACGTGTTTCAGAACAAAAAAAGGCAGCTGATCTTGCTTCAGGCAATAAAAAATTCCCTGCAGTTGGGTCTGTTCCCATGACATGTGGCTGAACACGTCCTCCCAAACAGACCGAGAAGAGAACTAGTCCTTTTAACTCCTTTGAAGGGAAAGGAAGCTCGCATTTATCCTGACAGGAGGTTGTGAAGTCACGCATAGATTTAGCATTGACAACTACTAGTGAGGAAGGCTCCTGGCATCCAGATTTAGTATATAAAAGAATGTGTCAATTGAAATGAAAATACTCCCCTTGCCAGAAACACACCTTCGTCCTTAGGCTGCTACTCGCAATATTGATACTAGCCATATGAGCTGGAAATACGCTGGAGAATAAATTTGCAGCTGTTAAAACTGGATTCGCTTAATAGTCTGATTCCTTGAAAAGAAACCAACTTGGGAGCATTACCAGAGAATTAAGGAAAACTCTGCCCGCTGTCTACCGAAAACCTTAAGCCAAAGAAAAAACATGGGTAAGGTTTCTCATGTCCAAGAGCTGCTCAGGAacactattattattaaatggcTTGCACCAACTATGACGGACCTGCTTGCTTTAGTTCAACATACAGGGGTTCTGAGATGTTTGTTTGTACGTGCAAGGATCCCTCTGACAGTCTAATGAAATCTACAGGCCTCTTCTCACAATATTTAAAACCGCATAAAGTAAATTCAGAGTACTACAAAGAAAACCAACATACTGAATACAGTTCTATCTTTGCAGCTCTGATGCACCAGGCTGGAATCTTCGCTACAGCAATGACCTTGTCTACACATGCCCCAAATGTGTGATTTATCCCATTTAATCCATCCTCATAAAGGGGAGGAGCCCTGCCTTCCCCCAGTCATACTAGATTGTTTGCTTCTGTGAATAACTTTTCCTTAATCTCTGAATCTGGCAGGAATTGTTATGGGCCGAACTATTCAGGCCGAACCCAGGCTTTTTGGTTGCTTGGTGGTTTAGATGTTCCTATAGAACCTGTCCTACAGAATGAGCATGGGAACAGAGCCAGTCGGGCAGGTCTGGTGGAACACCCCTAGCAAAATAAAGCAGTGTCCTTTAAtcctcctttttctctggttGCCATCCCAACTTTCACGGGTTTATAAACAAATTCACACAAACCACCTTGTGCGAACACTCAAGTTTACTTTGGAGGCGGGAGTAGCAGCATCTAAAGCTACCATGCTGCACAGCTGTGTTAGGGCCTGGTTATTCATCTTCTAACGCTCTCAAGCCAAACCTCTTCTGGCAAGCCGATACGGGGTAAAACTTAGGGGGCGGCGGTCATCCATTCATCTGTGTCTTAGAACAAAATCAAGGTAATTTTCTGAAACTCTTGGCCAACACTAGGCGTTCCTCTGAGTAAAGGTCAAACGCTCTGGACAGGCCTCCCAAAAAGGCACTCCTCTTCACCCCAGCTTCAGGGTCAGGCCCAGAGGTGACTCCGGAACTCCACGTGCCAGGGCTGGAGACAAAGGGCACCACTGCCGCTTCCCAACAGTTGGCTTCTTTTTATCCCACGGACTATGTGGTGAGTGTGCACGCAAAGTTCTCTGCACGAAACAGCGGCTAGAAAGCTTAAACCCCAAATTAAGCCACATCCTCTGCTGTCTTTGTCTTCTCctgcttcattttaaatttactctATCCTGTTGAATTTTAAGTACTTTTATAAGCGATCAGAAGTTCTTTTTGGGAACAAGGTCAGAAACAAATATTCAACCCTACTCTCATGAACTGCAACCTTAACTCTTAGAACATTAAAGCTAGAAGGAACTTAAAAACATTCCAGCCCCATCACTAGCAATTTATGGGTAAGAAACTAAGGCCCAGGGAGGTAGAATGTCTTTATCAAGATCACGCTGCTTGGAAGCAGCAGATGGAGAACTTCAAAACAAGTCTTCTGAGCCCACAGCCAGTGATCTTCACGCACGCCGGCACACTCCCGTTGGTCGGTTTCCTCACTCTCCTAAGCTCCTCCCATTCCCAACCAAAGTcagttattttttcattgtgcatCTCTAAATCAGAAATAGTTAACAAAATCATTCCAAACTAAATAAAAGAGGGTCTCAAATGTGGAATtaacataaaataacaaaaataaacaccGCTTTGTTTGCTGAAGGTATAATTTCCTGTCCGTATCCTGGAGGGCAGAGACCGCATTGCACTTCTCTTGCAGTGCATTAGACACTGATGACAGTAAACCAGGTTCCAATCATAAgtaaatctaatgaaaaaaatttttttacaatacGATTGTACAAAAAGGACATATACAGTA
It encodes the following:
- the GNAT2 gene encoding guanine nucleotide-binding protein G(t) subunit alpha-2, which translates into the protein MGGGVSAEDRELAKRSKELERRLQEDADKEAKTVKLLLLGAGESGKSTIVKQMKIIHQDGYSPEECLEYKSIIYGNVLQSILAIIRAMSTLGIDYAEPSCADDGRQLNNLADSIEEGTMPPELVEVIRKLWKDGGVQACFDRAAEYQLNDSASYYLNQLDRITAPDYLPNEQDVLRSRVKTTGIIETKFSVKDLNFRMFDVGGQRSERKKWIHCFEGVTCIIFCAALSAYDMVLVEDDEVNRMHESLHLFNSICNHKFFAATSIVLFLNKKDLFEEKIKKVHLGICFPEYDGNNSYEDAGNYIKSQFLDLNMRKDVKEIYSHMTCATDTQNVKFVFDAVTDIIIKENLKDCGLF